One Nitrospira sp. DNA window includes the following coding sequences:
- a CDS encoding Aminotransferase, DegT/DnrJ/EryC1/StrS family — MNIPLLDLKAQYQSMRGEILAAIEATCDEQGFILGPRVAALEQAVAAYIGSSHAVGVASGSDALLLALMALGVKAGDEVVTVPFTFFATAGAISRLGAKPVFIDIRPDSFNMDPNLLERAITGRTKAIIPVHLFGQCADMDAINEIARRRKIGVIEDACQAIGAERNGRRAGVLGDLACFSFFPSKNLGGFGDAGMVTTNDRALAESIAMLRVHGSRVRYVHEAIGINSRLDALQAAVLSVKLKRLDQWAEGRRRNASRYAQLFTEAKLLERVTLPSVDAGNFHVFNQFTLRVRKRDELRTFLKDNGVGTEVYYPLPLHMQNCYRDLGYQKGAFPQSELAAEEVLSLPIYAELTDEQLQYVVQTIAAFYRKH, encoded by the coding sequence ATGAATATTCCGTTGCTTGATCTGAAGGCCCAGTACCAATCGATGCGCGGCGAAATTCTGGCTGCGATCGAAGCCACCTGTGACGAGCAAGGCTTTATCCTTGGTCCGCGCGTGGCGGCGCTGGAGCAGGCGGTGGCGGCCTATATCGGCAGCTCCCACGCAGTCGGGGTGGCCTCAGGAAGCGACGCGCTCCTGCTGGCCTTGATGGCGCTGGGGGTAAAAGCCGGTGATGAAGTGGTGACGGTGCCCTTTACGTTCTTCGCGACGGCGGGGGCCATCTCCCGGTTGGGAGCCAAACCGGTGTTCATCGACATCCGCCCGGATAGTTTCAATATGGACCCGAACCTCCTGGAGCGTGCCATCACCGGACGGACCAAGGCGATTATCCCCGTGCATCTCTTCGGCCAATGCGCCGATATGGACGCCATCAATGAGATTGCGCGCCGACGCAAGATCGGCGTGATTGAAGATGCCTGCCAGGCCATCGGCGCAGAACGGAACGGGCGACGTGCCGGTGTATTGGGGGACCTCGCCTGTTTCAGCTTCTTCCCTTCCAAGAACCTGGGAGGCTTCGGCGATGCGGGCATGGTGACCACGAACGACCGGGCACTGGCCGAATCCATCGCCATGTTGCGGGTCCATGGGAGCAGGGTGCGCTATGTTCATGAGGCGATCGGCATCAACAGCCGGCTGGATGCTCTGCAGGCGGCGGTCCTGTCGGTGAAACTGAAGCGGCTGGATCAGTGGGCGGAAGGCCGCCGGCGGAATGCCTCGCGTTATGCGCAGTTGTTCACGGAGGCGAAGTTGCTGGAGCGCGTGACCCTACCGAGCGTGGACGCCGGCAACTTCCACGTCTTCAATCAATTCACGCTTCGTGTCCGGAAGCGAGATGAGCTGCGAACTTTCCTGAAAGACAATGGGGTGGGGACGGAAGTGTATTACCCGCTCCCGCTGCACATGCAGAACTGTTATCGGGACCTCGGCTATCAAAAGGGCGCGTTTCCGCAGTCGGAGCTGGCCGCCGAAGAAGTGCTCTCGCTTCCGATCTATGCCGAACTGACGGACGAGCAGCTGCAGTACGTGGTGCAGACGATCGCCGCGTTCTATCGCAAACATTAA
- a CDS encoding Undecaprenyl-phosphate alpha-N-acetylglucosaminyl 1-phosphate transferase produces the protein MILLTLTFMAAALLSLYGVPIARRAALKFGIVDSPDGLLKHQREPVPYLGGLAIYLSFLVSLAFTFEFRQDVLGIVLAGTLIVMLGLIDDFGVMSPGTKLAGQFLAVFVLIKSGIRIEIASLPDWVDLALTVFWMVGIINAFNLLDIMDGLSAGVGLISAAFLCVVAILNGDQAIAFMLAALMGSLLGFLRYNWRPASIYMGDSGAMFIGLMLGALSMIGKYTKGHSVSLLTPVMILGMPIFDTLFVMYIRFLRGLPVFLGSPDHMAIRLRHWGLSVTQVVVISYLGAALLGAVGLLVMAVRQDLAVVLSGVTLLCLAAAAVALTRVNVSGGSAALSGEAASHPAGRSGAI, from the coding sequence ATGATCCTCCTCACGCTTACATTCATGGCTGCGGCGCTCCTGTCGCTCTATGGCGTGCCGATTGCGCGGCGCGCGGCGTTGAAGTTCGGCATCGTCGATAGCCCGGATGGCCTGCTGAAACATCAGCGCGAACCGGTCCCCTATCTGGGCGGCTTGGCCATCTATCTTTCCTTTCTCGTGAGTCTGGCCTTTACATTTGAGTTCCGGCAGGACGTGCTCGGCATCGTGCTGGCCGGCACGCTGATCGTCATGTTGGGGTTGATCGATGATTTCGGCGTCATGTCGCCGGGGACGAAATTGGCGGGGCAATTCCTGGCGGTGTTCGTGTTGATCAAGAGCGGCATCCGCATCGAGATCGCATCGCTCCCGGACTGGGTCGATCTCGCACTCACGGTGTTCTGGATGGTCGGCATCATCAATGCCTTCAACCTTTTGGACATTATGGACGGGTTGTCCGCCGGCGTCGGCCTCATCAGCGCCGCCTTTCTCTGTGTGGTGGCGATCTTGAACGGGGATCAGGCTATCGCTTTCATGTTGGCCGCGCTCATGGGCAGTCTGCTGGGATTCCTTCGCTACAACTGGCGGCCGGCGTCGATCTACATGGGCGATTCAGGCGCGATGTTCATCGGCTTGATGCTTGGGGCCTTGTCCATGATCGGCAAATATACGAAAGGCCATTCCGTGTCCCTCCTGACTCCGGTCATGATCCTGGGGATGCCGATCTTCGACACCCTGTTCGTCATGTACATCCGGTTCTTGCGCGGGTTACCGGTGTTTCTCGGCAGCCCTGATCATATGGCGATTCGCCTCCGCCACTGGGGGCTCTCCGTCACACAAGTCGTCGTGATCAGTTATCTCGGTGCCGCGCTGCTCGGCGCCGTCGGTCTCCTCGTCATGGCGGTCCGTCAGGATCTCGCTGTGGTTTTGAGCGGCGTCACCTTGTTGTGCCTGGCCGCGGCCGCCGTGGCGTTGACCCGCGTGAATGTCTCCGGCGGAAGTGCGGCATTGAGCGGTGAGGCGGCGTCTCACCCCGCAGGACGGAGCGGCGCGATATGA
- a CDS encoding Glycosyl transferase, group 1 — MTVTYFSKSSIIGPSSRYRVFQFLPYFQAAGIDCRVDPLFGGIYFSILEVRRPALRTLLKVPYVLARFLRRLWTLLTLGGRDLVVIEGQLFPYAPPLAERLLRWCRYRMVVEMDDAIYLTHGHEKKMPVLLSMATGTIVGNERLASYAKQFSSRVCVVPTVVDTDRFIPDRSRFGGMTDRSSEPITIVWIGLAYNLAYLDLLAPALRALQSRFHVRLRVVCSQPPQMPGVDLEFRPWNLRREVSDVRDATIGVMPLEDTEWARGKCGLKLLQYLAVGLPAVASPVGVNRDIITNGENGFLASTEEEWYDSLERLCRQPDLRMRIGRAGRRTVEERYSLAVWGPRLVDLYRTFARSERDDVTEGPVHSALSGHGHSTGIR; from the coding sequence ATGACGGTCACGTATTTCTCGAAAAGCTCGATCATCGGTCCCAGCAGTCGCTATCGCGTCTTTCAATTCCTGCCTTATTTCCAAGCCGCAGGAATTGACTGTCGTGTGGATCCTCTGTTTGGAGGGATCTACTTCTCAATTCTTGAGGTGCGCCGGCCCGCGTTGCGGACGTTGCTCAAAGTTCCCTATGTGCTCGCCCGTTTTCTGAGACGGCTGTGGACGTTGCTGACGCTGGGTGGGCGGGATCTTGTCGTGATCGAAGGGCAGCTCTTTCCTTATGCGCCTCCGTTGGCTGAACGGCTGCTGCGCTGGTGCCGGTATCGCATGGTGGTCGAGATGGACGATGCGATTTATCTGACGCACGGGCACGAAAAGAAAATGCCTGTTCTGTTGTCGATGGCGACGGGAACCATCGTGGGAAATGAACGGCTTGCTTCCTATGCGAAACAGTTTTCGTCTCGGGTTTGTGTCGTGCCGACGGTGGTCGATACAGACCGATTCATTCCGGATCGATCCCGGTTCGGCGGTATGACCGATCGTTCGTCCGAGCCGATCACCATTGTGTGGATAGGATTGGCCTACAACTTGGCCTATCTGGACCTGTTGGCGCCGGCCCTCCGTGCACTGCAATCACGATTCCACGTGAGACTCCGCGTGGTCTGTTCGCAGCCTCCGCAAATGCCCGGTGTGGACCTCGAGTTCCGGCCGTGGAATTTGCGGCGGGAGGTGTCTGATGTACGGGATGCCACGATCGGCGTGATGCCGCTTGAGGATACGGAATGGGCGCGGGGCAAGTGCGGGCTCAAGCTGCTGCAGTATCTCGCGGTGGGCTTACCGGCCGTGGCCTCGCCTGTCGGGGTCAACCGCGACATCATTACGAACGGTGAAAACGGGTTTCTCGCCTCCACCGAGGAAGAGTGGTACGACAGTCTCGAACGCCTCTGCCGTCAGCCTGACTTGCGCATGAGAATCGGGCGGGCCGGTCGCCGAACGGTGGAAGAACGATATTCCTTGGCGGTCTGGGGCCCTCGCCTTGTTGACCTGTACCGGACGTTTGCTCGGAGCGAACGCGACGATGTGACGGAAGGGCCTGTCCACAGTGCCCTCTCAGGCCACGGCCATTCGACGGGCATTCGATGA
- a CDS encoding Glycosyl transferase, group 2 family: MNPVNDERHLENPSHSSQSERLTIRWFLGRVKGIFESEGAWTCLRKGLVKLLSLASGQLSALPFSLHQRDKEYKVWRKRHSPSSESLHHMRSIAERLIAPQVITVILMVSRVDEKGLRETIESIRAQVYPYWRLLVISEFSPMSMLERVVGSYSVKDHRIQLKTAAILKQGAACVLQHVQGEFVGFLSEDCFLSPEAIFSMAMQLQESSDLDFLYCDEDTARAEGEFVDPFFKPSWSPDLLIGMNYVGRFNIIRKQILSSIGGDWGDIVNDGLYHLVLRSTEETNKICRIPKVLCHCRTIRRPLETSSESDQSRNHAQMKSIRAALIRRGERADVLCVGTGRFKVTFHPLGMPLVSIIIPTRDRWDMLQRCIQSIEKLTTYPSYEIIIVDNESRDLKAQEYLKVLSRKWSVHRFPGPFNFSQINNYGASKARGEFLLFLNDDTQVISPDWLTVMVAQAQRIGVGAVGAKLLYPTGRIQHAGVVLGIRGIAGHAFRHLRGDVDHYHGLPHIARNCSAVTGACTLLSARLFSKIGGFECRLKVEYNDVDLCLRLICEGYRIIYTPDAMLIHHENASRKGGRSREDAAFFISRWGASIQQGDPYYNPQLTCSREDWSIQV; this comes from the coding sequence ATGAATCCGGTGAACGATGAAAGACATTTAGAAAATCCCTCTCATTCCTCTCAGAGCGAACGGTTGACTATTCGTTGGTTTCTGGGGCGCGTGAAGGGAATTTTTGAAAGTGAAGGGGCCTGGACATGCCTAAGAAAAGGTCTTGTTAAACTTCTCAGCCTTGCCTCTGGACAACTTTCCGCGCTTCCATTTTCACTTCATCAGCGGGATAAGGAATATAAGGTTTGGCGGAAACGCCACAGCCCTTCCTCAGAAAGCCTGCACCACATGCGCAGTATTGCAGAACGGCTGATCGCTCCACAGGTTATTACTGTCATACTCATGGTGAGTCGTGTTGATGAAAAAGGATTGCGAGAGACCATCGAATCAATTCGCGCTCAGGTATACCCATATTGGAGATTATTAGTGATCAGCGAGTTTTCTCCCATGAGTATGCTGGAACGTGTGGTGGGATCGTATTCAGTGAAAGACCACAGGATTCAACTCAAGACGGCTGCTATCCTGAAACAAGGAGCTGCCTGTGTGCTCCAGCATGTGCAGGGAGAGTTTGTAGGTTTTCTTTCAGAGGATTGTTTTCTTTCTCCAGAAGCGATTTTTTCTATGGCAATGCAGCTCCAGGAATCTTCAGATCTTGATTTTCTCTACTGCGATGAAGATACGGCTCGCGCAGAAGGTGAGTTTGTAGATCCATTCTTCAAGCCGAGTTGGAGCCCCGATCTTCTCATCGGGATGAATTATGTCGGCCGTTTCAACATTATACGGAAGCAAATTCTTTCGAGTATCGGAGGAGATTGGGGAGATATCGTGAACGATGGTCTGTACCATCTTGTTCTGCGGTCAACGGAAGAGACGAATAAAATCTGTCGCATCCCTAAAGTGCTCTGTCACTGTCGGACCATACGTAGACCGTTAGAAACGTCCTCCGAATCCGACCAATCGAGGAACCATGCTCAGATGAAATCCATCCGAGCCGCCTTAATCAGACGAGGAGAACGAGCAGATGTGCTATGCGTTGGAACGGGTAGGTTCAAAGTGACATTTCATCCTTTGGGTATGCCATTGGTCTCTATTATTATTCCTACGAGAGACCGTTGGGATATGCTGCAACGGTGCATCCAGAGCATCGAAAAATTAACAACGTATCCCTCGTATGAGATTATTATTGTCGATAATGAGAGTCGGGATTTGAAGGCACAAGAATACCTTAAAGTGCTCTCTAGGAAGTGGTCGGTTCATCGATTCCCCGGCCCTTTTAATTTTTCCCAGATTAATAATTACGGTGCTTCGAAAGCCCGGGGAGAGTTTCTTTTGTTTTTGAATGACGACACTCAAGTAATTTCTCCTGACTGGCTTACAGTCATGGTGGCTCAGGCGCAGCGAATTGGTGTTGGGGCAGTTGGAGCAAAGCTGCTTTACCCAACAGGTAGGATACAACATGCGGGAGTTGTCCTTGGTATCAGGGGAATAGCGGGGCATGCCTTTCGTCATCTTCGTGGGGATGTGGATCATTACCATGGGTTGCCTCATATTGCACGAAATTGTAGTGCAGTAACAGGTGCATGCACGCTCCTCTCTGCGAGACTCTTTTCTAAGATTGGAGGTTTTGAGTGTCGATTGAAGGTTGAATATAACGATGTCGACCTATGTCTGCGTCTGATCTGTGAAGGGTACCGTATCATTTATACCCCCGATGCGATGTTGATTCATCATGAGAATGCCTCTAGAAAAGGAGGGCGTTCTCGAGAAGATGCAGCATTCTTCATCAGTCGGTGGGGGGCAAGTATTCAGCAAGGAGATCCGTATTACAATCCTCAGCTCACGTGTTCAAGGGAAGATTGGAGTATTCAGGTTTAA
- a CDS encoding Glycosyltransferase — protein MEATESMSINNDMMHLSGEEDHSVSTLESHASYSRALDGVRLIAFFLTQFHPTPENDRWWGKGFTEWTNVTKASPLFNGHYQPHLPTDLGFYDLRLRETRQEQIRLAKQYGIDGFCYHYYWFSGTRILNRPLDEMLSDRESEMPFCLCWANENWTRRWDAAEHQILISQKYLPDDDLNFIKSLIPFFLDPRYIKVDGAPFLIVYRPQHLPDPRRTVQVWREYCEKVGIGKIHICAALTHGNEKYCQFGFDSGVEFPPHNLHCRNVNDRIEFYDQFYGNAIDYQDIAQSYLARQYHDQNVFKTVFPSWDNTARARERALIVLNGTPHNYEYWLSKTLDCTMKSRRSEDRFVFINAWNEWAEGCHLEPDRHFKRQFLEATLRAKNGLSAVQGFEALGASGIHAVIPRSIWGDLRSIARYHGWRLTTMWRFWLSHYPRLKGLIRKLAYPFRQLFVNE, from the coding sequence ATGGAAGCCACTGAGAGTATGTCTATCAATAACGATATGATGCATTTATCGGGCGAGGAGGACCATTCTGTTTCAACCTTGGAGTCTCATGCCTCATATTCACGAGCCTTGGACGGGGTACGACTAATCGCCTTCTTTCTCACTCAGTTTCACCCTACTCCAGAAAATGATCGCTGGTGGGGAAAAGGGTTCACGGAATGGACCAATGTGACGAAGGCATCCCCGCTGTTCAATGGGCATTATCAACCTCACCTGCCGACAGATTTGGGTTTCTATGATCTACGTCTGCGAGAAACTCGCCAGGAGCAGATCCGGCTCGCCAAACAGTATGGTATTGACGGATTCTGTTATCACTATTATTGGTTCTCTGGCACGCGTATCTTAAATCGACCGCTCGACGAGATGTTATCCGATCGAGAAAGTGAGATGCCGTTTTGTCTTTGCTGGGCAAATGAAAATTGGACTAGACGATGGGACGCAGCTGAACATCAGATTCTCATCAGTCAAAAATATCTACCCGATGACGACCTGAATTTTATTAAGAGTCTGATCCCATTCTTTCTGGATCCACGCTATATCAAGGTCGACGGAGCACCGTTCCTTATTGTGTACCGACCTCAGCATTTGCCGGACCCTCGCCGGACGGTGCAGGTGTGGCGAGAGTATTGTGAGAAGGTGGGTATTGGAAAGATTCATATCTGTGCCGCGCTTACCCATGGCAATGAAAAATATTGCCAGTTCGGCTTTGATAGCGGTGTTGAATTTCCTCCACACAATCTTCATTGTCGTAACGTTAACGACCGCATTGAGTTCTACGACCAATTCTATGGTAATGCTATAGACTATCAGGATATCGCACAGTCCTATCTGGCTCGTCAGTACCACGACCAAAATGTCTTCAAGACTGTATTCCCGTCCTGGGACAATACGGCTCGTGCCCGTGAGCGGGCTCTCATTGTGCTGAACGGAACACCACATAACTACGAATACTGGCTGTCGAAAACGTTGGACTGCACCATGAAATCGCGTCGGAGTGAGGATCGATTTGTGTTTATTAATGCCTGGAATGAGTGGGCAGAAGGTTGTCACTTAGAGCCGGATAGGCATTTCAAGCGGCAATTCCTTGAGGCAACACTACGAGCAAAGAACGGACTTTCTGCAGTGCAGGGCTTTGAGGCTCTTGGGGCGTCTGGAATTCATGCCGTTATCCCACGATCAATATGGGGCGACCTCCGGTCAATTGCTCGCTACCATGGATGGCGGTTAACGACGATGTGGCGTTTCTGGCTCAGTCATTACCCAAGGCTTAAGGGTCTTATCAGGAAGCTGGCCTATCCTTTTAGGCAACTTTTTGTGAACGAGTAG